TGACGATTGGTGGAGAAATTAACAGTTTTGGGTCATCAGAGGTGTCTCGCAAGATAGCTTTTTACATTTTAATCTTAATTATGCATGTGCTGCAAAATAATAATCAAACATATTTGTGCTTATGCATATAATAACAATAGCAAGAGTATATTCCATTTTAGTGGAAACTAGAACAACGAGTTTTCTTGGCGTACACAGATGGCCGGCAAGCTGCTGCTACATGAGCTGACTCGGGCGAAAGCTTGTCTCCGGCGTGTCCGGAGCCGGCGATGGCAACGCTTTCAAGTGTTGTTCCCTTCTTGTTGGCGTCGTCGAGGCACTCTCAGCTCCAATCTTCGCAGCTTCGGGGGAAACTCTAGATCCATGGGATCGGACGATGACGGTGCTCTAGCATCGTATTCCCTTTTGGGGGCTTCGTCTTTGGAGCTAGGCATCATCAGGCGGGACCGATGGAAGTTGGTGGTGTTGGCGTCGAGGCTTTTGTGGCAACAATGATGGGCGTGTGTGATGTCGGAGACGCGGCAATGGttgcggtagtcggctcttctccagCGTGTTCGTGGGACTACCTCGGGTTGTTTTGTTGCGGTGAAGTCGGAGCTGCGGCGGCAGGGCCCTGTGGCGACGATGACAGGCAGTAGGTGGTCTGTTCGGTGGTCTTCCGCGGTGCCAGCCTTGCATAGTTCTCCTTCGGAGCCATCTTTCAGAGTCGGAGTTGTGTTGTCCTTGGCGCGGGGTTCTTGTGTTTCACACAGCTCTACGGTGTGGGTTGGGTCGACTTTTGtcttcggagaagtcggagtcgcTTTCTCGGAGATTAGGGAGGGCGATGGGGCCTGTTGGGGAGAAGTGATGACGATGACACCGGTGTGTGATGTTGACGAGACCCTTTATGTGAGGTGTGTGATATTATGTGTGCCGCTCAGCGGTTTGTgacggttttcgcccggttttccattTATTAACCGGGTAAACTCTCTTCTTCTTtattaatgagatgaggcaaagcttttgccttcaTTTCAAAAAAAATGAGCTTCCAAGGCTCCCTTCCTGTTACACACTTGCAGAACTCCAGATCGATGTTGTTTACCCTGTGGATGAGACGGTGAAGATCTAGGCCCTGCAAGCTTTTTCACACGTTGCGCAGAAATTTGTTCCTCATATAGTCACTGTTCGATGAATTGTTTTCATTATTATTAATAATTTTATGTTACTATTATTCATTAATTTTTTCTCTAAAGCTCACAATCTATTTTTAACATTTGTGGAGCTTTAAGTCCACGTTATACACGTCTACACTACATCTGACAAGTGGAAGTTTGTCCTTGCAGCAATTAGTGCCTCGGAGGTCTTCAAGATTGGTGCAAACAAATATTAAAAGAGCATAGAAGCGCTCATCTGGGCTAATTTAAAAAGAACATAGTTCTCTTACATTATCCGGTTAACATTGTAACCTGAATTCTTGAAAATATCCCAATCAAATGCGAAAAGAATGTAATGCCTCTCTCACTACCTTTGTAGTTAAGCTTTTTTCATACAAAGGGCCGGTGAATGCATACGCAACAATAAAGGAAGCATGCACATATTATATCCTACTCACCGATCTCTTCGCCGATGCAGTCAGCACACTTGAAATCTTTGAGATGTTTTGCTTCAGTGGCAGTTATGTTCACATATTTGCCATGGAACCACTGGTCACATATGTCACAGCATATCCAAAAGGCGTTGGCATGGTACTGAGCACTACAGGTTTCACAAAAGTATGTAACTTCATGATCATGTTCTTTGTCTTCAGCAGGCTTCCTAGAGTCCTTGTTTGGAGCAGATAAATTTTGCATCGACTCTTGAGATGGTGGCATGTTCTCTTCAGCAGGTATGATAGAGTCAAGCATGTCTATTGTAAAAAAAATGCCGGAGATTGGATTATTTGTTTGCGTGTTTGTTTTAGATTTGGGCGGTACAATTTTGTCACTTTAGTTAACAGTTTTTTGCATGAAGCACCCATGCCATGCATATGGCTGGTGTTGGCGTGGTTCATACCATTGGCTGCAGGCCTGGAAATTCCCAGTACTTCAATCCTATTCCGAGGCATGATAAATATACAGATCTCTATTTTTGCCAAAATTATACACATCTCTCTACTTTTGGCGAATTTAAAAAATTAAGCCGGCCCTCTCTATATCTTCCGTGAAAAAGATCGCATGTGCGCACACAAGTATATATGTTTATATACGCTGTGCATTGCCAGTGGAAAATAGCTAGAATCCATATTCCAAAGAATTTTTTTATTTGATCATtactaaaataaatagaaaactatgTCATTTATCTGATGTAGTTTAGTGAAAAAATATGTATGTAATATATGCGGCTTAAAAATTACAAATATTTCAAAATAGAATACAGTGCATGGATACTCTTCATTGCCAGGAGAAAATGATTGCCCTCATGAACTCTTATAAAATTAATGCATGATCGAATCCTAGAAAATATATGGTCCAAAAAATTTGAAGGTTTTGTGGGCGACAAGTGTCCAATGTCTGTAATAAACTTAAGACCAAACCCCATCATATTTCTTTAGGATATAAAAGGacacaaaattatactccctccgttccaaaatatagtgttTCCTGTATTGCTGtacttcaactttgaccataaatctaGCCAACAAGActgactgcggcgggagcaaaagttataacAATGAATTCGTACTCAAAACAAGTTTTcagttatataattttttctcccgtcGCAGTCGGTTTCGTTGATTAAAttaatggtcaaagttggaccttgggaaacgcgggcgcactatattgtGAAATGGACGGAGTACATCCACCAAAGAATTTCGCATTCGCAATACTATAGCCCACCAGTACACATGTAGATTTCATAAAATTGCTATAATGTTACATCTTCTATCAATCTGGAATTATTGGGGCATGGCACACCAAGAATATATATCATGCGCATTGATTTCACACACTTGTCATTTGGAAAAGTCTATGCATGCAAAAAATACAACCACTAATGGACGGTGTTGTTTATAACTCGATACTCTTTTTCCTTTGTCTAATACAAAAATAAACACGGTTTTATATCTGAAAATAACTTTTTCCCAAAGAAATATGTTTGAAAGTAACTGATCAAACTATTGGCCTAAATTCCTCTTTGTTTCAATACAGAACTACGCTACCCCGTGCAACAGCACTGGATTTTGATGACTATTTTTTCTTCATGAAAAACGGATCTGAGATTTCATGTCCGCCGGATTTACAATTTTTTATTAAAAACGGATTCAAGAAGTCTGGGACAGCATGATCTAAAAACTACGGCCACAAATGCCCTCTTAGTTGTTTAACTCAATACAATTTTTCCTATGCCTAATAAGAAATAAACACAGTTACGACGACAGTAGTAGTATTTGAAGAAGCCCAAGCAGTACTTCGCACAAGAGCTATGAGGCCTTGTGTGTGTGACAGAAACACATCCATAAATACTCTTCTCAGCTCTTTGTTGGGACGATTACTCGTTGGCATACTTCTGCGGAAGTGCTACAATACCATGTTTGGTCTGCAGTTACGAGCTGTGCGGGGGTCGGGAAAGATCTTTGTCGGTTCAGCCGGCACCAACACGGTGACGCTTGTGGGCGCCGCCTCCCTTCTTCAAGGGCGTCAGGTGTACCCCGTCGGCACTCCTCTCCGTGTACCGGCAGAAATCCGAGGATCTGTTTGGGCAGCAGCATCATTGTCGTCGTAGTATTTCTTGAAGGTGTTGTTTGGTACGTGGGAATTCAGAGGCATAGAAGCATGGCGGCGGTTGCTGGAAATCATCGctttggcatttgtttctctttctGGGCTTGATTGTCCTGTTTGCCCATCAATGATATCACAGTTCTGTCAGGTGGttgctatattaatatagcaaGGCGAAAGCCTGTTTCAAGACATTGTAAACTGAATTCTTAAATATATCCCAACGGAATGGGAAAAGAATGTAATGCCTCTCTCACTACCTTTCTGGTTAATCATTTTTCATACAAAGGGTGACTGCATATCCTAAAATAAAGGGATGGTGCACATATTATATCCTACTCTCCGATCACCTCGCGGATGCAGTCAGGACACTTGTATTCTTTGATATGTTCTGCTTCAGAGGCAGTTACCTTCACATATTTGCCATGGAACCACTGGTCACATTCGTCACAACCAATCCAAAAGGCATTGGCATGATACGGAGCATTACAAGATCCGCAAAAGTCGGTAACTTCATTATCCTTTTGTTTGTCTGTAGCAGGCTTCCTAGAGTCCCTGTTTGGAGCAAACAAAACTTGCATTGAGTCTTGAGAAGGTGGCACGTTCTCTTCAGCAGGTGCGATATAGTCTACGTCTGGATTGGACACATTCTCTTGAGTTGGTGCGCTCGACTCCCAGTTTGCATTGTAACGCACAAATGTTGATAGCCAAGGAAGACCATAAGAGAGATAGAATTCGTCATGGACTGTTCGCATCTCGTTTACCATATCAAATAAATGTGTCCTGAAAGAGAAAGTAAACCAACATCACCAAATCAGCAATTGGCTTTGCAAGCAATATGTAACACATGACATTCTTGATGCATGGAGGAAGTATATAAGCACAAGAACATAATGATTTAAATAGAAAACGAAGATCACCCCTAATAAGAATAGCCCATTATTTAATGCTGAGTCTCTAATAGTTGGTTCTGCAGGACTACTGTTCTGTTGAAGCTGTATTCTCTCTCGTGCTTGTTAAATGAAAAAAAACAAGATATTATGTCAAAAAATAGAATCTTCTATACGCTTGTTTAAAAGCATAGGAATTACATACTGTTTTGTTAGATAGAAGTTACAGGTTTTTGCGCTTTTTGCTGCACCATTCAATGATTCTTCTACATGCACATGCTTTATGTGTTGTGAAATTATTGGTTACGTTTCTCGGAGGTAGATTGCACATATAAATGTCCTAAATGTTAAGTGCACAAAAAAACTCTTTGTGAAACGAAGTAgtagtagtggtggtggtggtgatagtagtaacagcagcagcaacaatagTAGTAACGTACCTTTGGTTGGCGGCGAGATAAGTGGACAAGAAAAAGGTGACGCCCATGAGCCACGAGTCGGAGTGGTGGGCGACGAGTGTCAGGTAGTCAGAACGGTTCATATAATCTCGCCGGCGGTTGATGCCTCGTGTCGGCACCGGCAGGCCTGGCGGCACCATCTCCTCCGGCAGCGTCAACTCCCAACTACCGTCCGGGTACCCGTACAAGCACATTGGCTCTTTACCTGAA
The sequence above is drawn from the Triticum aestivum cultivar Chinese Spring chromosome 7A, IWGSC CS RefSeq v2.1, whole genome shotgun sequence genome and encodes:
- the LOC123153019 gene encoding PHD finger protein ALFIN-LIKE 3-like, whose product is MPALHACAFYAKRLARDGDVFMYRGDTPFCIKGCRHEQKNKSSIPQRKKSKEPMCLYGYPDGSWELTLPEEMVPPGLPVPTRGINRRRDYMNRSDYLTLVAHHSDSWLMGVTFFLSTYLAANQRTHLFDMVNEMRTVHDEFYLSYGLPWLSTFVRYNANWESSAPTQENVSNPDVDYIAPAEENVPPSQDSMQVLFAPNRDSRKPATDKQKDNEVTDFCGSCNAPYHANAFWIGCDECDQWFHGKYVKVTASEAEHIKEYKCPDCIREVIGE